Proteins from one Aureimonas sp. SA4125 genomic window:
- a CDS encoding proline/glycine betaine ABC transporter permease yields MDRGLLREGTRAVDQAYKAFSRAWGDTIEAVFRPLLDFLLWFESLLLTTPWWIVLLVATAIVWFSSHSRKITIGTVVALLLIGLFGMWEDTMRTLSIIVVCTLLSIVIGLPIGILMSRSDRVQAVVSPILDVMQTMPSFVYLIPIVMLLGIGLIPGLLVVVIYAMPPIIRLTNLGIRLVDKEVLEAADAFGASNWQRLTGVQLPLSLPTIMAGINQTIMMALAMVVVASLIGVRGLGQPVLQAITNQYFAQGVMNGLAIVAIAIIFDRTSQAYGRRLQRHREASHG; encoded by the coding sequence ATGGACCGCGGCCTGCTCCGGGAGGGAACGCGCGCCGTCGACCAGGCCTACAAGGCTTTTTCCCGTGCCTGGGGCGACACGATCGAGGCGGTCTTTCGGCCGCTCCTCGACTTCCTGCTCTGGTTCGAATCTCTGTTGCTGACCACGCCCTGGTGGATCGTGCTGCTGGTCGCCACAGCCATCGTCTGGTTTTCCAGCCACTCCCGCAAGATCACGATCGGCACGGTTGTGGCCCTCCTCCTCATCGGCCTCTTCGGCATGTGGGAAGATACGATGCGCACGCTGTCGATCATCGTCGTGTGCACGCTCCTGTCGATCGTCATCGGCCTGCCGATCGGAATCCTGATGTCGCGCTCCGACAGGGTTCAGGCTGTCGTCTCGCCGATCCTCGACGTCATGCAGACCATGCCGTCCTTCGTCTATCTCATCCCCATCGTCATGCTGCTCGGCATCGGGCTCATTCCGGGCCTCCTCGTCGTCGTCATCTACGCCATGCCGCCGATCATCCGCCTGACCAATCTCGGCATCCGGCTCGTCGACAAGGAAGTGCTGGAGGCGGCCGACGCCTTCGGCGCGTCGAACTGGCAGCGGCTGACCGGCGTGCAGCTGCCGCTCTCGCTGCCGACGATCATGGCAGGCATCAACCAGACCATCATGATGGCGCTCGCAATGGTCGTCGTCGCCTCGCTGATCGGCGTGCGCGGCCTCGGCCAGCCGGTGCTGCAGGCGATCACCAATCAGTATTTCGCGCAGGGCGTGATGAATGGCCTCGCCATCGTCGCCATCGCCATCATCTTCGACCGCACCAGTCAGGCCTACGGGCGCCGGCTGCAGCGCCACCGGGAGGCCTCCCATGGATGA
- a CDS encoding glycine betaine/L-proline ABC transporter ATP-binding protein, protein MDDVAIRIRSLYKIFGSDDRRLVEEVKAGMSKAELMERHQHVLGLKDINIDMPKGGIQVVMGLSGSGKSTLIRHINRLIEPTSGEILIGGEDVLAMSPARLQDFRRHKISMVFQRFALLPHKTIIDNVTYGLSIQGKSEAEKQAAAKRWIDRVGLSGYENRYPAALSGGMQQRVGLARALATDADILLMDEAFSALDPLIRSDMQSVLLGLQDELHKTIVFITHDLDEALRIGNRIAILRDGEIVQQGTGEEIVLKPADAYIASFVREVNRGRVIQVQTIMQPPSAEGGTSGPAVAKGTLIEEAARLMSESGSQSAHVVNGTGLPIGILTLQGIMTAMVNPPDHPAP, encoded by the coding sequence ATGGATGACGTCGCGATCCGGATACGCTCGCTCTACAAGATCTTCGGCTCCGACGACCGCCGCCTGGTGGAGGAGGTCAAGGCGGGCATGAGCAAGGCCGAGCTGATGGAGCGGCATCAGCACGTCCTCGGCCTGAAGGACATCAACATCGACATGCCGAAGGGCGGCATTCAGGTGGTGATGGGCCTGTCGGGTTCGGGCAAGTCGACCCTCATCCGCCACATCAACCGGCTGATCGAACCGACCTCCGGCGAGATTCTCATCGGCGGCGAGGACGTACTGGCGATGTCGCCCGCGCGCCTGCAGGATTTTCGCCGGCACAAGATCTCGATGGTGTTCCAGCGCTTCGCCCTCCTGCCGCACAAGACCATCATCGACAACGTTACCTACGGCCTCTCGATCCAGGGCAAAAGCGAGGCGGAAAAGCAGGCCGCCGCCAAGCGCTGGATCGATCGCGTCGGCCTTTCCGGCTACGAGAACCGCTATCCCGCGGCGCTGTCGGGTGGCATGCAGCAGCGGGTCGGGCTTGCTCGCGCGCTCGCCACCGACGCCGACATCCTGCTGATGGACGAGGCCTTCTCCGCGCTCGACCCGCTGATCCGCAGCGACATGCAGTCCGTGCTGCTCGGCCTGCAGGATGAGCTTCACAAGACCATCGTCTTCATCACCCACGATCTCGACGAGGCCCTGCGCATCGGCAACCGCATCGCGATCCTGCGCGACGGCGAGATCGTGCAGCAGGGAACGGGCGAGGAGATCGTCCTCAAGCCGGCCGATGCCTACATCGCCTCCTTCGTCCGGGAGGTGAACCGGGGTCGCGTGATCCAGGTCCAGACCATCATGCAGCCGCCCTCGGCGGAAGGCGGCACGAGCGGGCCGGCGGTGGCCAAGGGCACGCTCATCGAGGAGGCGGCCCGTCTCATGTCGGAAAGCGGAAGCCAGTCGGCGCACGTCGTCAACGGCACGGGCCTGCCGATCGGCATCCTGACCCTGCAGGGCATCATGACCGCAATGGTCAACCCGCCGGACCATCCCGCCCCTTAG
- a CDS encoding exopolysaccharide biosynthesis protein: MPAPNAPPPEAAIPRRRISAILRALAASERPTTFGEMSTAFDGRVFGAFLILLGAFNLIPFPPGASLVAGVPLFMVSVQMTAGRRTLWLPARMTSLPISAATLTSVMRRLGPPLRRIERLARHRLWPASDVLLARSVGAFTLLLWIPVILPIPLSNVLPGIGIALLGIGLTARDGVWLTAGFLAGIAALIALTVIYGAAIMAVLRFI, from the coding sequence ATGCCCGCCCCGAATGCCCCCCCCCCCGAAGCGGCGATACCGCGTCGACGCATCTCGGCCATCCTGCGGGCCCTGGCCGCGTCCGAGCGGCCGACGACCTTCGGCGAGATGTCGACGGCCTTCGATGGTCGCGTCTTCGGTGCCTTCCTGATCCTCCTCGGCGCCTTCAACCTCATCCCGTTCCCGCCCGGCGCCTCCCTTGTCGCCGGCGTGCCGCTGTTCATGGTCAGCGTGCAGATGACGGCCGGGCGCCGGACGCTGTGGCTGCCGGCGCGGATGACCAGCCTGCCGATCTCGGCGGCAACGCTGACGTCCGTGATGCGCCGGCTCGGCCCCCCATTGCGCCGGATCGAGCGTCTGGCCCGCCATCGATTGTGGCCCGCGTCAGACGTCCTCCTGGCACGCTCCGTCGGCGCATTCACTCTCTTGCTGTGGATCCCCGTGATTCTGCCGATCCCGCTTTCGAACGTGCTTCCCGGGATCGGCATCGCGCTCCTCGGGATCGGGCTGACGGCGCGCGATGGGGTGTGGCTGACGGCGGGCTTCCTCGCCGGCATCGCGGCGCTAATCGCCCTGACGGTGATCTACGGGGCCGCGATCATGGCGGTTCTCCGCTTTAT